In the genome of Marinomonas algicola, the window ATCTCTTTATCTTTTAGCATTGGTAACCTCTTTATTTTTTTTATTGTCTTAACGTCATATTATTAATCTAAAATTGATATAACAAACTAGAAAAATAGGGTCTCTCCATAACGAAATTAATGGCTCAATTACCATGAACGATCAAATCAACCCTACTCATGATTTTTTCTTTGTTTAACTAACTCGGCAAGTACTCTTTGGCCCAACCTAAGCTGGCAATGTTATCCTTAATCATGGCTTCTATTTCAGGCTCACTGTAGCCGACACTGGCTAAGACTTTTTTGGTTGAATGCCCAAATTTTTCAGTAGGCGCTATTGCTCGTATTAACGCCCGACTTGGCCGAATGGAATAGTGATCAATTTGAGTAAAACAATGCCCACTGGGATGTTCAGGGTAAACAGAAAACGCATAGCTACCAAAATGTGTTCCCACTTCACCATCATGAATACGACTGTAATCGTGGCGTAACGTCTCAATTGAATTTGGCTCAGCCACAGCAACATCAGCTACTCTAAGTAGGTTAAGCCAATGTGACGTAGCGGCTTGCTTAAACGCATGCTGTAAATATTTGTGGAGATCTGGCGTATCGCCAAGTTCGTGTAACCCTTCTAATGACTTTATTTTATCAAACTCGTTATAGTCCGAATCAAGGAAAATCCAACCGTCCATTGTTTCATAGAAATGTGATAAAGGATGATTACCTAGTGCTGTACGACCAGACGCCTCGTTAAATGGCTCTCTTCCTTTATAATCAAACATAAAGGGGATTTGCGCCATATTGGTCACGGCAGAAAGAGACGTTCTAACTCGGCTGACACAACCTGTCGTTAAGTGATGGTACATAGCAAGAGCCATTCCCATACCGGCCGCAAAGCCACAGTTAACATCTAACGTTCCAACATGAGCATGTTCTTCAGGCGTATCACGGCCGCCAAAACGCATCATGATACCGCTGTTTGCTTGAATAATATCGTCGTAACCAATGTAATCTGACTTAGGTCCTTTCAATGGGCCACCAAAGCAATCCAAGCGACAAAAAAGAACCTCTGGGTTAATCTCAAGTAAGCTCTTTGTATCCAACCCTAATGACACAAGCTGACGCTCAGGTGCATTAATAAGAACTAAATCAACAGATTTTACCAGTCGATTAAACACTTCTCGCCCTTTATCAGTCATGATATTAACGAGCGCTTTCTTTTTACCCATGTCAGTTTGAAAGCTATAAAGACACCCTATCAGCGGATCATAAAGCGGTTTTACTGGGTCCAACTTAATAACCTCTGCACCAAACCGTCCTAAAAAAGCGGCCGAGTGTGGACCCGCGATCACATTCGTGAGATCAAGCACCTTCTTACCATCTAACCAGCCCTTCGATTCTTGACTGGCCGTCTGACTTCTTTGTGGTAACGCGTCTGAAAATGGCGACTTCGAACGGCATAATCGATCCAGTGCTGTCTCAAAATCAACAAATTCTCTGCCCTTAGCTTGCATAAAAGCAGACGCATTATGCTCAAACCAAACCAAAGGTCCCGGCTGCTTCATCAAACCATATTCAGGGTCCTCAACCTCAATAATCAAGCCAGCTTGATTGGTATGATCGTCGTGCAACCATTCTTTGGTTGTACGCTGAGAAGCGCCAGGAATGCCAGTTTCACCAAAGATACGATCCCATTCACTGGCCGTTTTGGTTAAAAAAGCTTTCTTCATTTTCCCTGAAATCACCCCAGCCCATTTGGCCGGCAATGGGTATACACCAAGTGAGGTTTCGCCGTCCCATTCATGGACAGGTGCATGCAAGTCTTGTACATCCGGAAATCCTTCAGCAATGAGCTCGTTGTACACGCCTAATACTTGTAAAGCACGCTTGGCATGATTGCGATGAGATGGACAAACACAGTAAAATTTACCACCGTCAGCACAATCATAAGTGCGAAAAAATGGATCTAAGTATTCTTGTAGTTCTTCATAAGAGAGATCCATTTCGATTTCGTTCTCATGACGGTATTCAATTTCATGTTCACGCATGGTCTTGTAGCGTTCAGGCAACCCATCTATCACAAAAGAATTGTAAGAAAGTCCCTCCATTAATGCGGCCGCCACCGGTACCTCTATATGATCTCCATGACCATGATGAGCTCGCTCGTATAAGGCCATTATCACAGCGCTCGCCGCAAGCGAAATGGCGTAGGAAGAGCCTAAGGGAACCGGTGAAAAGCTTGGTTCAATACCCATGAGGACTCGGTTGAACCCCATGTCAGTAAAGGAGCCTGAAGTAGCGGCGATAATCGCTTCTGTCGCTTTCCATTCCCGCCTTAACATATCATTACTGGCAAAACCCGGTATTGATAGAGTGATAAGCTCTGGACGTTCCATTCTGAGTTCTTCGAAATCAATACCTACCCTAGCCAAAACGCCAGGACGAAAATTCTCTATTACGATATCGGCTTCATCAATCAGCTTCATTGCTTGACTGAGTCCTTTTGAGGATTTCAGGTCTAGAGTAATACATTGCTTGTTGCGATTTAACACCGCATTGGCAGGACTGACCCACTGAGGACCTTGTGGTGGGTCAATATGAATTACTGTTGCACCAAGATCGGCTAGCGTCATGGCAACAGCGGGCGCCGCAATTTGTTGTCCAAAGTCCACGACTCGAACACCAATAAGAGGTAGTTGATTGTTATTGTTCATCTCTATTGATCCTGTGTAAAAAAACGTCTTCTTACGGATAAAGAAAACCAGTACGAATGATGTTTATTTTTGTTTTTTTAGGGCCAAGCCACTTCGTAGGTACTGTAAAAATCAGCACTCGGTGAATACTAGAATTCCACCTAGTCAGCTACTAGCAATAAAAACGAGACCAATGGGTAATGTTTTTTTATACCTTTTCGAGAGCAGAAGGCACTTATTTCATAACCAACTGATATATATAAAAATCCTAAGAGAACCACCAGAAACCAAGGTAGGAGCAATAAAAAAATCCAACCCTAAGGGTGATTTTTTATTGCTTTAAAGACCTCAACTTATTCATAACAATGACGTTGTTTCGTAGCCTAAGGTTGCGGTAATTGAGGGTGTGCCCGAACACTATAAATATCCGTATTGCCGATGTTGGGAAATCATCAAGACAAATTAAAAATAACAATAAGTGGAGCCGTCGATATGTCTAACGAAATCATTTTGCCTCGTATTTTACAGGTAGGAGAAAATGCCAGTTTAGAGATTCCTACCATCCTGAACAGTTTAGGGTGCTCTCGCCCCCTCATCATCACAGATCAAATGATGGTTGAACTTGGCTACGCTAAACAGGTTCAATCTTGCTTACAAGATAATCAAATCAACTCAGAAGTCTTTTGCGATACCGTGCCAGAACCGACGGTTAGCTCAATTCAAGCTGGAGTTGAAACCGTTCGTAATGGCCACTTTGACAGTATT includes:
- a CDS encoding CoA transferase; this translates as MNNNNQLPLIGVRVVDFGQQIAAPAVAMTLADLGATVIHIDPPQGPQWVSPANAVLNRNKQCITLDLKSSKGLSQAMKLIDEADIVIENFRPGVLARVGIDFEELRMERPELITLSIPGFASNDMLRREWKATEAIIAATSGSFTDMGFNRVLMGIEPSFSPVPLGSSYAISLAASAVIMALYERAHHGHGDHIEVPVAAALMEGLSYNSFVIDGLPERYKTMREHEIEYRHENEIEMDLSYEELQEYLDPFFRTYDCADGGKFYCVCPSHRNHAKRALQVLGVYNELIAEGFPDVQDLHAPVHEWDGETSLGVYPLPAKWAGVISGKMKKAFLTKTASEWDRIFGETGIPGASQRTTKEWLHDDHTNQAGLIIEVEDPEYGLMKQPGPLVWFEHNASAFMQAKGREFVDFETALDRLCRSKSPFSDALPQRSQTASQESKGWLDGKKVLDLTNVIAGPHSAAFLGRFGAEVIKLDPVKPLYDPLIGCLYSFQTDMGKKKALVNIMTDKGREVFNRLVKSVDLVLINAPERQLVSLGLDTKSLLEINPEVLFCRLDCFGGPLKGPKSDYIGYDDIIQANSGIMMRFGGRDTPEEHAHVGTLDVNCGFAAGMGMALAMYHHLTTGCVSRVRTSLSAVTNMAQIPFMFDYKGREPFNEASGRTALGNHPLSHFYETMDGWIFLDSDYNEFDKIKSLEGLHELGDTPDLHKYLQHAFKQAATSHWLNLLRVADVAVAEPNSIETLRHDYSRIHDGEVGTHFGSYAFSVYPEHPSGHCFTQIDHYSIRPSRALIRAIAPTEKFGHSTKKVLASVGYSEPEIEAMIKDNIASLGWAKEYLPS